From Bradyrhizobium erythrophlei:
GATGCTGCACCTCATCAATCGCATTGACATGTTCAAGCTGGGAGTATTTGAGATAGATCCCCTCCGTGAACGGCCGCATGACGTTGACGTAGACGTACTTGTTGATGGCTCCCGCGATCAGGAAGCCGCCGTGTTCACGATAGTACGACGGCAGATCGGTTCCTCCGCCACCAAGGCTGATACGCAGGGGACTACGAGTGGTGATCATATCCGGACATCCTGTAGATTTTTTCGATGATGGTCAGCGCCTCGATGGCGTCACGCAGGCCGGCGGACGGCGAGCGCTTCAGCCGGATATCTTCCAGAAATTCCGCAAATTCCGTATCCCACGAATTATCCGCCATCGGATACTCCCACGTTGTTGTTTCAGGCGGACCCATTTCCGGGAGCATCTTATAGTACGTCAGCCGCTCGGTGCCATAGCTGCCGCCAAGCCCGTTGATATCGATCTTGCCGTTGCGGCCGTAGATTTCGAACGAGAATGTATTTTTCCATTCGGTGCAGCTGGCGTGAAGAAAAGCGACTTGCCTGGAAGCCGTCTTCAACAGCAGGAAGCCGTTGTCATCGACTGGCATATCCCAGAAATAGGTCGTCGCGAAACCATCGATTTGGGCAAAATCCCCAAGAAACCAGCGCGACAGATCGATCAGATGCGGCCCCTGATCGATCAACTCGCCGCCGCCCGATTTGGCCGGGTCGGACCGCCATTCACGATCATAGCCCACCCGCCCGCCATGGCCGTAGCGTGCACGCAGAAACATCAGGGGGCCGAGCGCGCCTGAGGTCACAAGGTTATGCGCCTTCTGCAGGGCGCGATGGTAGCGGTGATTGAAGCCGACCCGGACGAGGCTGCCATTGGCGGCAGCCGCTTCGGCGAGCCCCGCAAGCTCGGCCGCGCGGCGCGCCGCCGGCTTTTCGATTAGAACATGCTTGCCGGCCGCCACGGCGCCGTGGGCGATTTCCGCAAGCGTGTCGTGCAAGGTCGATATGATGACAATGGAGACGGACGGATCGTTGACCGCCACCTTCCAGTCCGTCAGGGCCTTGCAGCCCGTAACCGAGGCCGCCAACCGATCGGCCCGGTCCTGCGCGATGTCGGCACAGACCAACAGACGCGCGCTGCCGAGCGCCTTTGCGCGCTTCTGGCCGATCAGTCCGCAACCAACAATCGCTACTCCCGCTCCACTGCTCACCGGTCGCCCCATTGCTTGTTCCGGTCGCGTCCGGTAATCCGCCGCAATGTGTAGACGTCACTGGCGTTGAGCTCTTCCAGATGCTTCGGCCAGTCTTCCCAGCGATCCCATTGCGCGGCGATCAGCTTGCCCGTGATGCCGTCGCTCTCGGACGATCCCAGAAAGACGCAAAGTGCGGCGCCAACGTCAAGCGGGGTGCCGCCTTCATCGGCAATCTTTTTCATTCGGTCGAAAAATTGCTGCCCGACCTTCTCCGGTCCGGCTTCGAGAAGCTGGTCCATCATGTGAGTGACCATCGCGCCAGGAGCGATCGCGTTGACGTCGATGCGATCATTCTTGCATTCGAGCGCCAGTGACTCGGTGAACCGCACGACCCCCGCCTTCGATGCCGCATAGGCGGTGATGGCCGGCATCGGGTTCGCTGCTCCGCCTCCGGAAATATTGATGATCTTGCCATAGTGCTGCGCACGCATCATCGGCACCGCTACGCGCGAGACATAGACGAGGCCAAGCAGATTGATCCTGATGGCATCGACCCACTCGTCCCAGTCGACGTCCTCGATATTGCCCATCGGGCCGTAGATGCCGGCGTTGTTGACGAGAATATCCAGGCGGGGGAATTCCGCTTGGAGCTTTTCGAATATCCGGTCGACATCCTTCGCCTCGCCCACATCGCCAACGACAGTCACGACACGCGCATCTGGCGCAAGCAGCGGCGCTAGCGCCTGCTGTTGTTCGCCGAGCTTGTCGGGGCTGCGTGCGCACAGCAACACGCTGGCACCATTTGTCACGTAGTGACGCGCAATCTCCGCCCCTAGCCCCTGGCTGGCGCCGGTAATTAGCGCAAAGCGACCCTCTAGCTTCATTGCACCTTGCCCGCGACGATGTAATCCAGCCCAGATAGGTCGGCCAATTGCTTTGATACAAACGCGTTCTGATCAATCAGCATTGTCCGTTTCATGCTGGGGATCAGCGCTGCGAAGTCGAGCTCGCGAAACTGCGGCCACTCGGTGGCCAACACCACCGCCTCGCTGCCTTTGAAAACCGCGTTGGCCGAGCTGGCGATCGTAACCGCCGAGCTCAATGGCTCGGGCAGCGCTGCCACTTTCGGATCAAAAACGGTTACGTCGGCGCCCTCGGCCACCAGCTCCTCGATGACTTCGATCGCGACGGAGCGCCTGATGGCATCAGTCCCGGCCTTGTAGGCAAGGCCAAGAACGCCGACCTTCTTGCCAGCGAGCGCCCGGAGTTGCCGGCGCAAATGACGAACCACCCATCCCTTGTGATGGTCGTTGCTTTCCAGCACTGCCGCCAGCACGGGAACGCGAACGTCGCCGTCTTTGGCGATGGACTTTAGGAATTGCACGTCGCGCGCCAGCGTGCCGCCGCCAAACGCCGAGCCTGCGCGGACATAGGCTTTCTTGCCAATCCGGGGATCGAGCCGAAGCGCAGTCTCGACTTCGCTCATGTCGGCCGAGACGCTTTCGCAAATCGTGGCGATCTCGTTGGTGAAGGTGACGCAGGTCGCCAGATAGGAATTGAGCGCGTGCTTCACCATCTCTGCCGACTCGACGCGGGTCCACAGCAGGGTGTCGCAGAACGGTTTCAGCACCGGCTCGATCACCTTGCGCGCATCGTCGCTGCGAACGCCGATCACGATGCGCTCCGACTGCGTGAACACCCGAATGGCATCGCCGAGCCGGAGATTTTCCGGAGAATAGGCGAAGGAAACCTTTCGCCCTTTTGCGACCGCCGCGAAATCATGCTCCAGCAGTCCCGTGCTGCCGACCGGCACCTGCGAGGAAATCAGGACGACCGCGCCGTCTTTTAGATGTGGAAAGGTGCCGCGCACCCGGTCAAGCACATAGCCGACATCGGCGACATCGTCGTCGTCGACCGGCGTATCGAAATTGACCCAGAGCAGATCCGCCAAAGACACAGCTGCAGCAATGTCATGGGTGAAGCTGAGCGTGCCAGCCTGCAGGCCTTGCGCCAGCAAAGCGTCGAGGCCGGGCTCGAACAATGGCGCCTTGCCGGCATTGAGCTCGGCCGCCGCCGCCAGTGTCTCCGCAAGACCAACCGTCGCAACGCCTCGCGACGCGAGGCACGCGGCCGTCACGGTGCCGAGATGCCACAAGCCATAGACGCAAACGGTCATGTCCGCGCCTCGACCACCCAAGGATTCGCTATCAGATATTCCAGCGTCGTCATAACGCCCTTCTGAATCGACAGCTTCGGCGTCCAGCCAAGCGCGCGGATCCGTCTGCAATCCAGAAAGATAAACGGGTTGTCGCCGATCCAGCCGCGCTCACCGCCGGTGTATTCTAGCCTGGGTTCCAGCTGCAGCCGCTGGCAAATCCAGCCGATCGACTGATTGACTTCGCAATATTCATCTTGGCCAAGATTGAAGATATTGACACGATCGGTCGCCCGCTCGATCGCGATCATAATCGCGTCGATACAGTCCTGAATATAGAGATAGGATTTGCGTTGCTTGCCATTGCCGAGTACCTCGAGCCGCAACGGATTTGCCAGCAGCTTCTGATAGAAATCGAAGACGTGGCCGTGGGTGTAGCGCTCTCCCAAAATCGAGACGAAGCGGAAGATGAAGCCCTGAAAGCCAAAGCCTTCGCAATAGGACGAAATCAGACCTTCGGCTGCGACCTTGGAGTTGCCATACAGCGAGGTCTGCACCGGGAACGGCGCATTCTCGGGCGTCGGAAAAACCGTCGCTTCGCCATAGACTGAGCCGGTCGAAGAAAACGCTATCCTCTTGATACCGTGGGCCCGCATAGCTTCCAGCACATTGTAAGTCGCAATAGTGTTCTGTTCGATATCCTTGAACGGATGATGCGTACCGAAGCGGACATCAGCGTTAGCCGCGAGATGAAAGACTATGTCGCTGCCCGCGATCGCGGATCGCAGCACCTCGGTGTTCAGCAGGTCAGCCTCGACAAGTTTGAATTGTGACGACTTGGACGCGCCTTCGAGGAAGCGGCGCTGGCCGGTGGAAAAATTGTCGTAGCCGACGACGCTGTGGCCAGTTGCAAGAAGCCGATCGACCAGACTGCTGCCGATGAAGCCGGCGGCCCCGGTAACGAAACATTGCATACACAAATGTCCTTATTCGGGGGTGATGAGTTCAAGCTGGCGGCTGGAGCTGCCCTCAGGCTGGAGAAACACCCAGAACCTGTTCGCGAAGTAATTGCAGAGAGGCGCAATAATCGCGAGTGCGACCAACGATGGTTTATAGTCGATACCAAGGACCGCGGTCGCCACCCACACCGCAGTCGTGCTGAGCAGAAACGCCGCCAGCGAACTGACGGCAAATTTCAGCAGATAATCGCGATAGCGTCCCGAGACCACAAACGTGAACCGGAAATGACCGAGATAAGACACCAGGAATGCGGCGGCAAAGCCGACCATTGCGGCGACTGTCGGATTCGCGCCTGCAACTGCAACCAAGACCATCGCGATTCCAACATGAACGACCGTTGCCATCGCACCCACGGTGGAAAAACGCATCAGCCGCCGGAACTCCTCGGCAAATCCCGATTGCATCACGAGGGCTTTCTGGCCGTGACCACGCAACGAATCCCGCGGGGAAACGTGACCGCGCGCGCCATCGCCTCTTCAACGGCCATAATTGCATGACCGATCGGATTAAGACGAGATGTAGCGCCGATCGCGTTGGTCACATGCTTTTCGCGTTCTGCCGCTGGCTTCGGACTGCTTTGCGACAGCTTTTTCGCAAGATAGAAGGCCGGATAGATCAGCGCGCCAAGATAATTTCGGCGTTCGACCTTGAGACCGGCGCCTTCGATCAGCTTGCACAAGCCGGGCAGAGTATAGCGGCGAAAATGCTGCAGCTGCCGATCATAGTCGTCGAACAATTCAGGACCGGCTGGGACCTCAATGACCGCGACACCGCCCGGCTTTAGCATGCGCGCGATATGTCCGGTCGCGGCGACGTCGTCTTCAATGTGCTCAAGGACATTGAGGAGAACCATTGCGTCATAGGTATCCGAGGGCAACGGACTATCAGCGAGATTGAAACGAACCAGGGGAATGTCCGGCATCTGCTCCCCTAGTTTCACAAGGGTTCCAAGAGTGTAGTCCCCACCTATCAGTGTCGCATGAGGCAGGCTGCGGCGCATATCGGCGAGCAGGTGACCGGCAGAACACCCAACCTCCATAATAGAGGCCGGCCTTCCGCCCAGCGCCCGCTTGAGTTCGTTGATTGCGTGATCGCGTGAGGCCACATCAATGAAGTGAGTGCCCGATTCCGTGGCGCTTTCATGAAGTTCGGTCAGTTCGTCGGACCAGCCCGATTCGCCGACCTCGTATGCGAGTACCCGCATCGTTTTACCTGAGCGGACAAAGGCGCCCCCGTTCCAGATCGGAGAATCTTCCCCGACCGACACAGGAGGAAACATCATGTCTTTCATCGTCACTGGCAATCGCACTCTCGGATAGGCCGTTAGGCGTGCCCTACTTAAGGCTGCTCGACGACTGGTCGACAAGATCGGAAAAGTTTACTTTCCTGTCGACGATATACATCGGCCTGCGCTTGGTTTCATCGTAAATCCGACCGATATACTCGCCCACCACGCCAAGAGCCAGCAATTGTACCCCTGAAAAGAAGGAAACAACAAGCACGGTTGTGGGCAGGCCTGGCGTTAGATCGATCCCCATAAGCTTTTGAATTACATACCATAATCCAATCGCAAAACTGATTGCAGCGACCATGAAGCCACCCATCGACATCAGCTGCAGCGGACGACTGCTGAAGCCGACCAGCCCATTAATGCCAATCCGGAGCGATCCTATCAGCCGGTTATAATTGCCACTACCCGTCAGCCTCGCGTCCCTGCTGTACAGCACCGCCGCCTGCTTGAATCCCACAAACGCAACCATGCCACGCAGGAACCCATGGGTTTCGGAGAGCCGTCGCAGCTCTTCGATGACCCGGCGCGACATGATCCGGAAGTCGCCGGTATTGCGTGGAATCTGAACGTCGCTCAGGCGATTGATGACGGAATAACCAAAATAGGAAACTGCCTTTTTGATGAGCGTTTCCCCCTGGCGCGAAGAACGCATCGCATAGACAACCTCGTAGCCTTCGGCCATCTTTTTGTAGAGCTGTTCGATGAGTTCCGGCTGATCCTGGAGATCAACATCAATCACAACGCATTTTTCTCCCGTGCAGTTCAGGATCCCCGCCATCGTCGCGGCGGGCTGACCGAATCGGCGGGAAAACAGGATCAACTTAACGGCAGGGTTACGGTCGATCTCCTTCAGGATCACCGCCTCAGTATCGTCCGGAGACGGATCAAGCGCGAAAATGATCTCGTAGCTGATGCCCATCCTGGCCATCACGGCCTCAGAACGCGCGAGGAACGGCCGAATATTACCGGCCTCCTTGTAGACTGGAACGACAATCGACAAGGCAACATTCAAAGAAGAATCTGGCTTCGGCGGGTGCAAAACGCTCATCACCTAATCCCTTGGTAGCATGACCCCAAAAGACGAAAACACGCGCTCCCTCAGCAAGGAGACCATCCTCGTCTCGTGTGAACCGCACTCGGAAGACATTCGCCTCCAACTGACATCGCCACGGGCGGTCAGGGATCCGAAAGCCAACTGGACGCGATTGCCTTAGCCGCTCCTCTAGATGGATGCCGGAAGTGAATCAAGGTATTCTTGAACCCGTTAGATGGATCGAATTGCCCTACAGTCAGCCTTGGCCATCGCCGGCTAACGAACCCAATCAGGGCCGACGCATGACGTCGAATTGTGTGGTCCGCATGAGCAGCCCGGGTGCGGCCGAATTAGCCTCGGACCGCAGCACGATCGAGATTGGCATAGGCTTGTCATAGTGCGGAATAGGCCACGGCCGGTACCCCATGAAAGTTCGCCACGATTTTTCCGAAACTTGAAAGGGGATTCCGCGCCGTCCAAGTTCGACCACCAGAAAGATATTAAATTGGGGCGCCTCTCCCACATCAATGACCGCTCCGCTCGCAACAACGTCCGCCATCCGATCGGTTTCTTCCAGCGAAAAACGATAGAGCGGCGGAGTCGAATCTCCGCCAAGAGAGGACAATCCGTTCACGAAACGCGGCAGGCCAAAGCCGACCGGCGTGAGCAATAACACAGCAAAAAAGATCCAAAATCGGACGCGCCCGGCGAGAAACAATTCCTCATTTAAGAGAACGGCCACTGCGCATATAGGTGTGGCAACGAAAAGCAGTGAGATTTCGTAGAACCGCCACCGCTCATCGAAGGCGTACAGCATACCGGCCATCGTAGCTGAACCCAGAACCAGAGCAGTCGCCCCCGGCGATTTCCAGATGATCGCAGAGATACAGATGCACACAAAAACCGTAGTAAAAATGATCCTCATGGGACCGACGAGCAAAACCGGTCCCGTTGTTCCCAATGGTCCTGCGATCTGCATCGCCCAGTCCGCTAGGATTTTCCAATCCAGACTCATGGGAATGAAGCCCGTGTAGAGTGGTCGAGCGACGACCCCGCTCGACACGACTGCTATGACGATAAGCGCGGCAAGTATCATCGAGCATCGTGCAGTTTGACTAACCATCAACGCGTCACGCTGTTCCCAAACGAGGCGCGTCACGAGAAAGCACGACCCGAAGACGCCGAGCGCAACTGCTGTTAGCTGCGCGTTGAACATAAGGACCGTGCAAATCACGCACGCAACAAGCGCGCCAAGTGCAGCGAGAGGAAATTCCTCCTCGACTGAAATCAAGCGACAGAGCGCAAAAAACATCGCTACCACCAATATGGTGGCCGGGAATCCCACGATTTTTCCGAGATAGCCAATCAGCCCGAAGTCGAACCATACGCTGACAAACAACGCAGCCGCAAGCAGCAAAAAAACCGCACGAGTTCGGCTAAAGACGGCACTCACACCAATAGAGGCAGCGGTAAGGGCAATTGCACAGGTCAGATCATAGGCGAACGCCGCGGATCGGCCCGATATCACCGAAACTAACGCTAGAAGCGAAAAACTTCCGAACCTCGGATCCCGTGTGAACAAGTAATCAGGATAGCTCCCATAGATATCCTCCGGAGGATGGGTGAGGGCCGTATTTGTTACATGCATACGAATCCAATCGGCAATATTCGCATAGCCGAGCTGATCAGTTCCATTGGCGTAAAGCAAAGCTGGACCACCAAAGAACAGATCCGTGCGTGTCACAGTCAACGTTGCACATACACTGAGAGCGATGGCGGCGACAACGAGACAAGGCAATCCGCTCACCATATCCTGACGACCAAAAACGTAAACAGCCAACAGACTCACTGATAATAGAGCTCCACCAGCGACCAACGTCGCCTTCCAGTAGGTCATCATCAGAATAACGTGGATTGCCAACGCCGCGCACGGCAACAGCAGCAGCCCCGAAAACGCTGCGCATGCAGCCGGGAAGGCGATTTGACGTCCGAACGGTGCGACCACGCACCATCCGCAAAGAGTAAAAAGTAATAGGGTCGAGAGAATGACTGTGACGTTCTGCACAAAAATCATAATGTTTCGCGTTCTAGCTGAACTCCAGGAGTACGGTGCAAGAGCTTCTATAGCTCTCTCGAGAAACTCATGCCTGACGATCACCTCACGGATCTCGGGATTTTCGAAAAAGAGATAACGGAAAGTCCGTCACTCAATTGGGTCGCGCGCGGCGCGCAAACATGATTGCCAAACCATTCTGTCGAGATCGCGACCCGCGATCGTGAGCGAAGATGTTGCCCGGAAACGACCCAGCGATCAGTAAATGCCAACGTCGCCGTCTCGTCGTCTGAAAGGTTATATTCATAGCGCAGAATACTTTTCAGCGATTTGATCAACAGAACGCGCCACCTCCCATCGGCCACTTTTTATGAATCGGTTAGCCGGCTCAGAATAAAATCGAGCGATGAGCCGCGAACCAAAGAGAAGCGCAACCAGCAAGAGGACAGGCCAGATGTCCCCCATTGCGATCTGCATCCTGGGATCGGTGTTAGTAAAAGAGGACATAAAGATGGGATGAAGGGCAATAATCACGAACATGTGCGACAGGTAAATTTCGTAGCTCAATTCACCAAGCTTTTCTAAGGGCATGAAGGCGAAAAATCGTCGTGCGTCCGAGCGAGCCGTTCCCAGCAGATAAACTGCTGAACCGATGCCCATCAGCGTTGGTCCCCAAGTCAGACTTGCGATTGTGTCCTGTGTCCATATGAAGTTCGCTCCGATCAGAATAGCGCCAGCGTAGCGAAGACATCGAAGTAGCGGTCGGCTTTGATCCCAACTTTTCGTCATGGCCAATCCGAGCGCTACGATTGCCCCAAGCGCGATGCCGTCAAAATTGCAGAGATAAGGATATGGCTGGACTGTTTGCGCGCGCCAAAACGGGCCGATAATTGCCAGTCCAACCAGTCCTGCAATTAATATCCCCCGATTCCTGACAAACAACAGGAGTGCAGGAAAACAAAGGTAGAAAACCTCCTCGACAGACAATGACCATAAAGGATCCCACAACCGGGAACCGGTCGGCATATACAGATTATAACGAAATGTGAAAAATGTACCAAAGCCGCTTCGGCAGCGTGCCCCAGTCAATTGAAAACCGCTCGATACCAAGGCACGCGACCACAACAGCGCCGCACAGCATCAAAACCAAGCATGGCGCGATGCGACCAACGCGGTCAAGATAGAACGTGCCAATCGAGAACCTGCCCGAATGGTCCGATGCGGCGACAAGTTTATTGGTGATGAGAAAACCGGAAATCGTAAAAAAAACGAAAACACCATGATAGCCGTTGTGAATGATTGCAACGCGGAGCTGGTCGGGAAAATGATAAAAGATGGCTGGGATATACCCGCAGGCGTGTGAAAGCACTACCATCAGCGTAGCTAAGCCGCGCAATCTATCTACGTAAGCGTTGCGCACTGCATCCCCCTATTTCGTCCATCCCGGAGCCGCGACGGGCCAATCTGGCAAACCGAATCTCGCTCGCCTGGCGCAATATCCTCATTGAAAATTGCCAGTCCCGCTCCGCTGAAATTCTGACCATCTGAGGATCCCCGGGAGAGTCCACCCAACCCTGCTCGCCGGGCCAATGATTCGTTCGGCGCCAATGCACGCCGCGGTCCGGCGCAACATTGATTCTCAAAACAAAATGCCCTAAAAGCCAGTCAGCAGCCGACTTTCCGTCTTTCAACTCAAGATGCTTTCCACCGTCATGTCTTGCTTGGAAGACGTCTCACACGTCAAGAGATGACTCATTCATGTCGAAAAAGACAGCGTTAATTACCGGGGTCACCGGCCAGGACGGCGCCTATCTTGCCGAACTACTCCTGACCAAGGGATACTCGGTCCACGGCATCAAGCGCCGGACATCGCTGATCAATACCGATCGCATCGACCACATCTACCACGACCCTCACGACAAGGGCTTTGACTTTACGCTGCACCACGGCGACCTGACGGATTCGTCGAGCCTCATCCGGATTGTCGAGGAAGTTCAGCCAGACGAGATCTACAATCTTGCGGCGCAAAGCCACGTCGCGGTCTCGTTCGAGGAGCCCGAATACACCGCCAATTCGGACGCGCTCGGCCCGCTGCGCATTCTCGAAGCTTTGCGTATCCTGGGATTGGAAAAGAAGTCACGGTTTTATCAGGCTTCCACCTCAGAACTTTACGGGCTCGTCCAGGAAACGCCGCAGAAAGAAACAACGGCGTTCTATCCGCGCTCGCCCTACGCCGTTGCCAAGCTTTACGCCTACTGGATCACTGTCAACTACCGTGAAGCTTATGGCATCTACGCTTGCAACGGAATCTTGTTCAACCACGAGTCGCCGCTTCGGGGCGAGACGTTCGTAACCCGGAAGATCACGCGCGCGTTGGCGAGAATCAAGCTTGGACTTCAGGAGCGCGTGCATCTCGGCAACCTAGGTGCGAAGCGCGACTGGGGGCATGCCCGAGACTATGTCGAGATGCAGTGGCTGATGCTGCAGCAAGAGACGCCTGAGGACTACGTGATCGCCACCGGCGAGCAGCACTCGGTGCGCGACTTCGTCAAATATGCCGCGGAGGAAGTCGGCATCAATGTGCGGTGGGAAGGTAAGGGCGTCGACGAAAAGGGCTACAATGCCGAGACCGGGCAATGCATCGTCGCGATCGACGCGCGGTATTTCCGGCCGGCAGAAGTCGAAACCTTGCTCGGTGACGCGTCAAAGGCCAAGCGACAGCTGGGATGGGTACCGAAAACCTCGTTCCGGGATCTTGTGAGCGAGATGATGCGAGAGGATCTTAAACTCGCAGAGCGGGATGAACTCGTGAAGAAACATGGCTTCCGGTTTTTTAATCACCACGAATGAGGGTTTCATTCGTGTTGCCAGAGTCGCAAAACTGGTTCGACCGGCGCCTCGAACGCGGCCGCCCATTATAAACGTCCTCAGCTGACGAGGCCGGTTTCCGGACATCGACTTGCGCATTCTTCACGCATACAAAATTTATCGACCGGACATCGAAGGCGGAATACCAGCCGTCATGTCCAGCCTCGCGCAAGGCTCCGACCAAAACATCAGCCATTCAATCCTGTGTGCACGGCGTCGCGGTGCTGCGCGTCAATACACCATAGACGGCGTACTGGTCGAAGCGGTTGCGTCGCTGGGCACGCTGTTTTCCACGCCCCTTGCACCGGGATATATTCCGGCGTTCGTACGCCGCGCAGCATCGGCCGACGTCGTTGTCCATCACGCGCCGCTCCCGCTGAATGATGCCGCGATATTGCTGGGTCTGCCCGATGACGTTGGCTTGATCGTCTATTGGCACGCCGAGATCGTCGGCTATCCGTTGCTCAAGTGCCTGGTCGCGCCCCTAATCCGCCGGGTGTTGGCGCGTGCCGATCGTATCGTCGTCTCCGGGCAGCCGATAATCGACAATTCGGAGTTTCTCAGGCCGCACGCAGAAAAGTGCGACGTTCTTGCCTACGGCATGGATCTCGACTATTGGCGCACGCTGGATGCGAGCGAGCGGGCCAGTGCGGACGAGCTCCGGCGCCGGCAGCCGCGCCACATTGTGGCGCTCGGCCGCCTCGTTGGATACAAGGGTTACGATGTGCTGGTCCGCGCCATGCGAACCATCGATGGTTACACGACCATCGTCGGCGAAGGCCCGCTGCTCGCGGAGTTGCAGCACCTAGCCACCACGCTCGGCGTCTCTGATCGAATCCGCTTTGCTGGGCGCCTGACCCGCAGCGAGATCAAGCAACTCTTTTATTCCGCGCGGGTCTTTGCGTTTCCCTCCGTCACCGAAGCCGAGGCGTTCGGGATTGTCCAGATCGAGGCCATGGCCGCGGGCTTGCCGATCGTGAACACGCACCTCGCAACCACCGTTCCACTGGTTGCGCGCCATGGCCGGGAAGCGTTAACCGTCGCGCCAAACGATCCGCAGGCGTTATCGCAAGCTTTGAGCCGCATTCTCGACGAGCCGGCGTTGGCCGAAAGGCTGGGCTCCGGCGGACGGGAGCGGGCCAATAGCGAATTCGACCAAGTTGTATTCCGTGAACGCATGGCCGCCATTTACGAAGAGGCGGTACTGGCGCGGAAATATCGCGGGACGGCGCGGCGCTGAATTCCCCCTCATCAAGGCCGTGACCAGCGCGCGGCATTTCAATCAAGGTGAAACTTTTCTAGCTGGCGGTGCTGCCCCCTGATAATACGAACCGTGCCCGTCACAGAACGCATCACGATGGTTTCTGTTTCGATGAAATGCGTGCGAAATTTGACACCGGACACCAGAGCGCCAGTGGTGACGCCGGTGGCGGCAAAGAGGCAATCACCCCTCACCATATCTTCGACCGAAAAGATCATTTGCGGGTCGGTTAAACCCATTCGGGCGGCGCGTTCGCGCTTCTCATCGGTGTCGAGCACCAGCCGGCATTGCATCTGGCCGCCGATACAGCGCAATGCCGCTGCCGCCAAAACTCCCTCGGGAGCGCCACCCGTACTCATATAGATATCGACACCGCTATTTTCCGGATCCGCGGTGTGGATGACGCCGGCAACGTCGCCATCGCTGATCAGGCGTACGGCGGCTCCAGTGCTGCGCACAGCCGCAATAATGTCGGCATGCCGCGGACGATCCATGACCAGCGCCGTGATCGCGGAAGGCGGAACGCCTTTCGCCCTTGCCAAGCGGCGAATATTGTCGGCCGGCGGCGCGTCCAGCTCCACCACGCCTTCGGCGTAACCGGGACCGATCGCAACTTTCTGCATGTAGACGTCGGGTGCGTTCAACAGCGTGCCGCCCTCCGCCATCGCCATGGTTGCGATCGCACCCGGCATACCCTTGGCACAGAGGGTTGTGCCGTCAAGCGGATCGACGGCGATGTCGACCTTCGGCCCATTGCTATTGCCTACTTTCTCGCCGATGAAGAGCATCGGCGCCTTATCGCGCTCGCCCTCGCCGATCACGATGGTACCGTCGATCGGTATCTTGTTGAGTTCGCGCCGCATGGCATCTACGGCAGCTTGGTCGGCGGCGACCTTGTTGCCATGGCCTCGCAAGCGCGCAGCCGAAACCGCCGCCCGTTCCGTTACGCGTACGATTTCGAGCGTGAGAATACGTTCCAGCAGTTGCTGGGGTGGAACGGCAACGATTTCCGGCATTCCTCAATTCTCCAGC
This genomic window contains:
- a CDS encoding glycosyltransferase family 2 protein, yielding MSVLHPPKPDSSLNVALSIVVPVYKEAGNIRPFLARSEAVMARMGISYEIIFALDPSPDDTEAVILKEIDRNPAVKLILFSRRFGQPAATMAGILNCTGEKCVVIDVDLQDQPELIEQLYKKMAEGYEVVYAMRSSRQGETLIKKAVSYFGYSVINRLSDVQIPRNTGDFRIMSRRVIEELRRLSETHGFLRGMVAFVGFKQAAVLYSRDARLTGSGNYNRLIGSLRIGINGLVGFSSRPLQLMSMGGFMVAAISFAIGLWYVIQKLMGIDLTPGLPTTVLVVSFFSGVQLLALGVVGEYIGRIYDETKRRPMYIVDRKVNFSDLVDQSSSSLK
- the gmd gene encoding GDP-mannose 4,6-dehydratase; amino-acid sequence: MSKKTALITGVTGQDGAYLAELLLTKGYSVHGIKRRTSLINTDRIDHIYHDPHDKGFDFTLHHGDLTDSSSLIRIVEEVQPDEIYNLAAQSHVAVSFEEPEYTANSDALGPLRILEALRILGLEKKSRFYQASTSELYGLVQETPQKETTAFYPRSPYAVAKLYAYWITVNYREAYGIYACNGILFNHESPLRGETFVTRKITRALARIKLGLQERVHLGNLGAKRDWGHARDYVEMQWLMLQQETPEDYVIATGEQHSVRDFVKYAAEEVGINVRWEGKGVDEKGYNAETGQCIVAIDARYFRPAEVETLLGDASKAKRQLGWVPKTSFRDLVSEMMREDLKLAERDELVKKHGFRFFNHHE
- a CDS encoding glycosyltransferase — translated: MRILHAYKIYRPDIEGGIPAVMSSLAQGSDQNISHSILCARRRGAARQYTIDGVLVEAVASLGTLFSTPLAPGYIPAFVRRAASADVVVHHAPLPLNDAAILLGLPDDVGLIVYWHAEIVGYPLLKCLVAPLIRRVLARADRIVVSGQPIIDNSEFLRPHAEKCDVLAYGMDLDYWRTLDASERASADELRRRQPRHIVALGRLVGYKGYDVLVRAMRTIDGYTTIVGEGPLLAELQHLATTLGVSDRIRFAGRLTRSEIKQLFYSARVFAFPSVTEAEAFGIVQIEAMAAGLPIVNTHLATTVPLVARHGREALTVAPNDPQALSQALSRILDEPALAERLGSGGRERANSEFDQVVFRERMAAIYEEAVLARKYRGTARR
- a CDS encoding acyltransferase family protein, with protein sequence MRNAYVDRLRGLATLMVVLSHACGYIPAIFYHFPDQLRVAIIHNGYHGVFVFFTISGFLITNKLVAASDHSGRFSIGTFYLDRVGRIAPCLVLMLCGAVVVACLGIERFSIDWGTLPKRLWYIFHISL
- the glpX gene encoding class II fructose-bisphosphatase → MPEIVAVPPQQLLERILTLEIVRVTERAAVSAARLRGHGNKVAADQAAVDAMRRELNKIPIDGTIVIGEGERDKAPMLFIGEKVGNSNGPKVDIAVDPLDGTTLCAKGMPGAIATMAMAEGGTLLNAPDVYMQKVAIGPGYAEGVVELDAPPADNIRRLARAKGVPPSAITALVMDRPRHADIIAAVRSTGAAVRLISDGDVAGVIHTADPENSGVDIYMSTGGAPEGVLAAAALRCIGGQMQCRLVLDTDEKRERAARMGLTDPQMIFSVEDMVRGDCLFAATGVTTGALVSGVKFRTHFIETETIVMRSVTGTVRIIRGQHRQLEKFHLD
- a CDS encoding acyltransferase family protein, which gives rise to MPTGSRLWDPLWSLSVEEVFYLCFPALLLFVRNRGILIAGLVGLAIIGPFWRAQTVQPYPYLCNFDGIALGAIVALGLAMTKSWDQSRPLLRCLRYAGAILIGANFIWTQDTIASLTWGPTLMGIGSAVYLLGTARSDARRFFAFMPLEKLGELSYEIYLSHMFVIIALHPIFMSSFTNTDPRMQIAMGDIWPVLLLVALLFGSRLIARFYSEPANRFIKSGRWEVARSVDQIAEKYSAL